CTTATTAAACATCTTTTTTAAAATAAGAACTGCAATTAAAAATATTAATAATGATGGAAGGGACAACATAACACATTTAATTGTGCATTTAGACACTTGTGAAAATGGTGTATTAAAAAACTTCTGTACAATCCACAAATTTATACCTTCACATAAAAACATTATTATTGCACCAATTAATGAACCTGACATAGCCCTTATGGCATTAATTTTATTTATGTAAACTGCCACAATAATATTAAATATAGTTAATATTATTGTATGTACTCCAAAATGTATTGGAAGAATTCTAATACAATATATCATTATACTCATAATACATGTAGATAAAATAATCTTTTTCCTATCTATTCTTTTATTATCCAAAACATAAAATAGTACGAATAGTAAGTAAATCTCAGGTATTCCCCTAAACATCATCACAAGTAGCGAAACCTTTAGCATAAAATCATCCTTTGTATAAATATTTATTTTTTATATTTCCTAAATACAACCTAATTATACCACTTTTATCACTAATATGAAATACAATATATGATAAAATCCAATTATATTTATTATATATTACCATAAATGATATAAAATAGCATAATAACTATATAATTGTATAACTCAAACATTAATATAAAGTTTTATTATGAATTTTAAAACCAGGAATATAATCTCCTGGTTTTAAATTATTTTATCTTAACTTCTCCCTGTTCTAATATAACTTTTATGGTATCTCCTTTTTTAAACCGATTTTGCAAATACTCCTCTACTATTTCATCTTCAATATACTTTTGTATTGCTCTTCTTAAAGGCCTTGCTCCATATTTAGGATCATAACCCTTTTGCAATATAAATTCTTTAACATCCTTTGATACATGAACATTTACCCCTTTTTCTTCCATTTCTCCAATTACTTCTTTCAACATCAAATCTAAAATTTCATACAATTCATCCTTGGTTAAACTAGAGAATATTATTATTTCATCCACCCTATTTAAAAACTCTGGTTTAAAAGTTTCTTTTAAAGCATCCCTTACCTTATTTTCTACCACTTGATAACTTTCGTTTGCAAAACCTATACCTGATGACTTAAAATTAGTCCCTGCATTAGAAGTCATTATTATTACTGTATTTTCAAAATTTATCGTTCGTCCTTGGCTATCTGTAAGTCTTCCATCCTCTAGAATTTGAAGTAGCATATTAAAAACATCTGGATGTGCTTTTTCAATTTCATCTAGTAGTATCACTGAGTATGGTTTTCTTCTAACTTTTTCCGTTAACTGTCCTCCTTCATCATAACCTACATATCCTGGAGGAGCACCTATTAATTTAGATGCTGTATGCTTCTCCATATATTCTGACATATCTATTCTTATAAGCGAATCCTCACTGCCAAACAATTCATCCGCAAGAGTCTTTACAAGTTGAGTCTTTCCTACCCCTGTAGGTCCTACAAATATAAATGAAGAAGGTTTCTTCTTTTTACTAAAGCCTAATCTATTTCTTCTTATGGCTTTAGCTAAAGCAGCCACAGCTTTTTCCTGACCAACTATTCTTTTATGAAGGGTCATCTCTAAATTTAATAATTTATCTCCTTCTTCCTCAGTTACCTTCATAACAGGTATCTTAGTCCAAGATTCTATTATAAACGCCACATCTTCTAATGTTAATTCTATATGACTACATTCCTTTTCCATACAATTTATTTTTTCCTTTACTTTACATAACTTAACTTTATAATCTGCTGCCTTTTCATAATCATTTTTATCCGCAGCTTCTTCCATAATTTTTTCTAACTCATATTCTTCATCTTTTAATGCTTTAATCTCTACTAATCCTTTATTCTTTAGGTTGGCTCTAGAACTAGCTTCATCAATAACATCAATAGCCTTATCTGGCAAAAATCTATCATTAATATAGCGCTGCGCTAAATTTGTAGCTGCTTCTATAACTTCACCAGATATTTTAACCTTATGGTAATCCTCATAATAATGTTTTATACCTTTTATTATTTCTATAGTATCTTTAACTGAAGGCTCCTCCACTAATACTGGTTGAAATCTTCTCTCCAAAGCAGAATCCTTTTCTATGTTTTTTCTGTACTCCTCTAACGTTGTAGCTCCAAGTACTTGAATTTCACCTCTAGCCAATGCTGGCTTTAAAATATTAGCAGCATTTATAGCTCCACCTTGAGCTTCACCTGCGCCTATTATATTGTGTATTTCATCTATTACTAAAATAATATTTCCATTTTCTTTAGCTTCCTCTATAATAGATTTCATTCTAGCTTCAAATTGACCTCTAAATTGAGTTCCTGCAACCACCGAAGTCAAATCCAATAAATATACTTCTGCATTAAAAAGTTTCTCTGGTATTTCTTTTTCCACAATTCTAACTGCTAATCCCTCCGCTATAGCAGTTTTTCCAACCCCAGGCTCTCCTATAAGTACCGGGTTATTCTTAGTTCTTCTATTTAATATCTGAACCACTCTATCTATTTCCCTATTTCTTCCTATAACCTTATCTACGCCGCCTTCTTTGGCTTTTCTAGTTAAATTTATTCCATAGTTTTCTAAATTCTTTCTCTTTTTCCTAACCCTTTTATTTTTAATTTTAGTTTCTCCTGCTGCGGGAGCTCCTTCCATTTTACCTTCTTCATTATCCAAAGGCTTTTTAACAGCACTAGCATTAGAAAATATACTATTAAAAAAACTTGAAAGTGATTTTTCATCTCCTTCATCTCCTCCATCTCCTAATGCGCCTGATTCTTGCAATTCTTTTACTCCTTCCATTGCCTCTTCTATATTCACGTTTTCTAACATATTATTCATTTGCTGCGAGATATTTTCAAATTCTTCTGGACTCATACCTGTTTCATTCAGTATTTGATCCATCATTGGATACCCCATTTTTTTTGCACACTGTAGACACAAACCTATAATTTCCTGTTTTCCATTTTCTAGTTTTGCAGTATATATAGTTGCTATATTTTTATGACAAATAGAACACATTTGCATATAATCATCTCCAATTATCAGTATATTAGAATTGTATATATCAATATATCAAATACTATCTTTATAATAAAATTTCTTTTCGTGATTTAGTAACCATTCTTTCCTCCATAAGCCTCCCCCATAACCTACTAATTTATTATTAACACCAATAACTCTATGACATGGTATTATAATAGTTATAGGGTTTTTATTATTTGCATTTCCTACTGCCCTAAAAGCTTTACTACTTCCAACAGCTTCTGCTATATATTTATATGATACTGTAGTTCCGAAAGGTATCTTAATGAGCTCTTTCCAAACTTTATTTTGAAAAGAAGTACCTTTTAATATAATATCTAATTGAAAATCTTTTCTACTCCCATTAAAATACTCTTCCAGTTGATTTCTACACTGAACTATCACAGGATATATTTTCTTATTATATCCTTCACAAATATAATTATTATTTTCTATCTGTTTTTCTACAAATTGTACGGATGTAATACCTTTTGCCACTCCTTTTATCTCTATGGTACCAATAGGAGAGTTATAATAGCATCCAGTAATTTCTTCCATAATTAAAATCCTCCATAAAGTAAATTATATTTTGATACTTTTACCTTATTTAATAGCAATTTAAATAAAAAATATATTAATACACATTTACCATAATTCTATCACAGTCTTTACCATATGAAAATATTAGTAGATAATTTAATATTTTTGTTACTTATTTCTTAAAATAAAAAATACCAAATAAATGGTAATTATATTAAATATACTTATCACCTATTCGGTATTTATTTTAATGTGCCTTATATTGAATTTTAAAACTCTACCATATTAAGCCTCTGTCACACGTCCTATTCTGCCATTACCATATGCTTCTTTAAGCTTCCTTCTCTCTGCAATTTTTCTTTCTTCCATTATGTCTTCATCTATATATATTCTAGCCTTTCTCATATAATATATTCCTGTAACCGCTGATATCATATCAGATAAAGGATACGCTATCCAGGTACCTAACATTCCAAAATATTTTGTAGTAATCACAACTACCGGAATAAATATTAAAAGCTGTCTATATATAGATAGAAGTAAAGAGATCTTTGCCTCTCCAATAGCTTGATAATAATATATGGCTACAAAATAACTTCCTATACATGGGAAAATAGATATTACTATCCTAAATGCCTTTATAGCCTCCGTTAATATATCCTGTTCTCTAACAAAACTTCCTATTATAGGTGCTGCAAATACCATCATTACTGCCCAAATAACTATTGAAGTTACCCAAGTGGCGATTTTAGACTTTTTAGCTACTTCCTTAACCCTTTTGTAATTTCTAGCTCCATAGTTAAAAGCTGCTATAGGCTGCATAGCAGAGCTTATACCTATTATTGTAATATACATAAACATAGATACCTTTGATATAACTCCAACTATGACTATAGCAATATCTCCATAGGGAACCAGCATATTATTTAAAACTACTGCAACCACTGCATCTGATATCTCAACTATAAATGTAGAAAAACCTACAGCAATTATAGTAGAACTTATTTTCCTATCCATATTAAAACTTAAAGATAAATTTAGTTTACCTTTCACCCTTAAGAAATGATATAGTGCAAATACACTAGAAATAATTTGAGATGTCACAGTAGCAATTGCCGCTCCTGTAACCCCTAAAGGAAAGATTATTACAAGTAAAAAGTCTATTATTACATTACATATAGCTCCTATAGATGTAGCTACTAAATTGATTCTAGCATTTCCCAAAGCAGTTAAAATATAACCTATAATCAACGTAAATCCCTGAAATATTCCCCCTATTACAACTATTCTTATATAGTCATTTGCAAAGGGATATATATTGTCAGTTGCACCTAAACCTTTTATAATAGGATTCTTAAAAACATATATACCTATTATAAGTGTAGACATAATTAAAACCATAATGCTTAAAGAATTTATTATTACTTTTGAAATTTTTTTATAGTTACCTTCTCCTAAGCTCCTAGCTACTATGGTTGAAGCTCCTACAGCTATTAAAAGTCCCAAAGATGACATTAATCTTTGTATAGGAAAGGCTATGGTTAATGCACCTATGGCCGTAGCTCCTATGGCTCTACCTACAAATATGGTGTCCACCATATTATAAAGCTCTGCAACGAACAAGGATATTATGGCTGGAATGGCAAATTTGATTAATACTCTACTCACTTTTCCCGTGGCAAAATCTATATTGCCCTGAGTAACCTTTTGAGTGTTTACTGCCATATTTTTCACCTTTCTTTCCTGTTTTCGTATTTAATTTTTTCTCTGAAGCTTTATAGTTTCACGACCTTTCTATAATTATTTGGGAAAATTCTCCCTAAAAGTATCTCTTAAATCTAATCATTTTAAAATTTAAGTACTTTTTTGCTATTGCTATTTTTTAAACTCTTATATTAACATTATAATTTAAAATAATAATCATTACATTCACTTATATGCTTATAATTAAGTATAAACTTGCTTACTTCTGAAAATGTTATTTTGCGGAAATAAACAAAAAAACACCTTAACCAAGGTGCTTTTTGTACTTTTTTAAAATTAATTATACATTGAGTATGTCATCTAAAGTTTCATTATCTGGATTAAATTCAATAAACCTCCTTGAAGATTGTGTAAAACCTACAGGTAAAAATATTAGTAAAGCTATTAAAAAACATGAAGAAATAAGTATTTTTATAGGAATAAACTCTGCCAATATTCCTCCTACAGCAAATGCTATTGGAGTTAATCCACCTGAAATTGTAGCTATTAAAGAAAATACTTTTCCCCTATACTCCTGTGGCACTGTTAACTGAACAGTGGAACTAAATAATACATTAAATATTGCATTTAAAAATCCACCTATTCCTAATATAATTGCCATTATTGGGAATATACTAATCAAAGGAAATATCATCCAAAATATTATTGAAAGTACAAAAGATCCTGTAAATATCATAAACTTCTTTTTTTGTGGAATATTTATAACAGACACGCATAACATACCTAAAAACATGCCCAAGGACATAACTCCAGATGCAATACCATATTTAGCAGGACCAAGGCTTGCATTCATATTAAAAAAAGGTATTAAGAGCATAATTCCTATTCCACCAAAGAAATTCATAGCAGCTGCCATTATAAGAAAATTTCTCAAGCCTTTAAATTTCCAAACAAACCTAAATCCATCTTTCATATCATTAAAAAATGTACTTTTTTCTTTATTTGTTTCCCTATGCATTTCAGGAATTTTAATAAATATTTCAGTAAAAGCTGAAAATAAATATGAAATACCATTTATTAAAAACATAATAGGTGCTCCTAATATTTTAAATATAAATCCACCTGCTGAATTACCCACTATATTAGTGCCTGTATATATCATATTGTACACTGAATTTGCTTTTACTAATTTAGATTTAGGTGTTATATCTGGAAGTGTGGAGCTGACTGCTGGATTAAAAAATGCCGCACATAGATTCATTATTATTCCCGCCACAAAAACCATCCATATTTTTATAAAGCCTAAGCATGCTGCCACACCAATAAATGTAATACATACACCTCTTATTAAATCCCCAACAACTATTACTTTTTTTCTATCCCACCTATCTACAAATACACCTGCAAAAGGAGATAATATGACTCTAGGCAAAGTTGATACTGCCATAAGTGTTCCCATTAATGCTGTAGAGCCCGTTACCGCTAATATCCAAAAACCAAGAGCTATTTCATAAACCACATCCCCAAGAGCAGAAATTAACTGGCCCTGCCATAGTAAAAAGAAATTCTTATTCCAAAGTTTTTCTTTTGCTATTACCATATTTTCTTTAATTGGTGTATCACTCATTTTTTGCCCCCTTATCAATACTTGAATTTACTAACACATACAAGTATTATTTCTTTTCTTCTATTGCTTTTTTTTACATTTTTAGTCCCATATATTTTATATGGAATATCTTAGATCATACAATAATATTATAATTCACCAATATTCTATATGCAATATACTATTCTAAAATAAGTAAAGCACCCTAATTGATATGCCCCCTGTCTACTTGACAGGGGGCATATCACATATCAATAAAGGTGCTTTTGTACTTTTTTTAATACTATAAGAGTAGCTCCATATCCATGTATTTTAGATACAATATTATAAACCATACTCCTTTTAGCAAATCCAAAAGAAATTTTAGGAAATGAAGTATTTTTCAAAAGTTCTACTTCCTCCTCTTTTAATCTTTTAGGTTTACCCATATTAATCCAATAATTATAAGTAGAACCTTGTTTTTCATTTATTTCATATTTAATTATATTATAATCATAGGATAAATTAACTATGTTTAAAGAAAACTTTCTTTCCGCAGTCTTCTTTATCCCTCTCTTTTTTAACATATTTTCAAACATTATTAATTGGGTTATTTCATCACCATAACTACATAACAATATTTGAATATCATCTCCTTGTTTAGTAACTATATACCCATCTCCCTTATCTATTAACGTATCCCCTAGTTTAGATAAGAAATAATAAGCATAATAAGATGGCTTTTTCATTCCATGTTGATTTACTAAACCATAATCCCCAAGAAATAATTCATTAGTAATATGCTCTCCAGAAACCATACAATCAAAAGCTTTGAAATATAAATTATTACCCTCTACAGAGTTTTCTATTATATATGGTATCATGTAGCAAGTATCATATATTAGATCTCTATTAAGTTTTGGTACATAATATTCTTCAATATTTAAGTATCCATTAAGTGCTTCTTCTACCACTTTACTATTTTCTTTAGATAATTCCTGAGAAATGTTAACTTTCCATTTTAATAATTCATAATCTCCATATTCTTCTCTGAAATAACTCACAAAGCTTTCCAATATAATTTTTAACTTATCTATTCTTATCTTATTATCTATAACTATGAAGGGTCTTAATTTTATAGATAGTAGAAAGTTTATAACTTCTTTTACTTCATTCCAGTTGAAAAAATCCTCATTGCATATTCCAACACCCATATGATCTGAAAAAACATCGTATATTATAGCATAACTAAATTCTATATTCTTTTGCAGTTCAGCTACAAAACTTCTCCCCGATTCCTTTAATAATTCTTTAGCTTCCCCTATACTAATAGTCTCTCTAAAATTATGTTGAAATTCTTCCTTTTCAGCTAAAGGATTTATACCTATCTTTACTATTTTATTTTCGTAATTATATCTATCATAATCTTCTAAGTAAACAGAAACATATTCTAAACTTTCCTTTATATCTAATACATTAGTCATTTTTAAATCTTCAAGTTTTTCATCATCTACTTTATATTTCTTTCTATATTGAAGTGGCGTACAATTATAGTGCTTCTTAAAATGCTTATTAAAATATCTAATATGAGAAAAACCTAATTCCTCAGAAATCTCCGATACTGTCATATCCGTATCTAGTAGCAATTTTATAGATTCTTCTACTCTCGTTAAATTTAAAAAATCCTTAAAACTATATCCTACAGTATTTTTTATTTCATGGGATAAATAGTCTGAACTTAAAAACTCTTTTTTTGCTATTTCTTGAAGACTTATTTTGTCTTTATAATTACTATATATATATCTAACAATTCTATCATATCTCTTAAACTGTTCATCATTATCTTTTAAGGTTTCTCTTTCATACATAAGTTGATGAAAATTATTTATAAGATGATATAATAGTTCTACTAAATTTTCTTCTATATTATCTTCATATTTATCTACCTTTTGAATAGCCTCACAAACCAATATAGATAAATATCTTCTAAGTATATAGTATTTTTCTTCTTCCTGTGCTCCTTCTTCTGATGAATTTGTATAAAAAAATATATTTCTTATATCATTAAAGTACTTTTCAAAAAAATTAGGATCCAAATGAAACAAAAGTACTTTATTTTCTTCTTGTATAGCTTTTATACTGTGAGCTTCATCACAATTTATTATCTCAATTTCTCCTTCTTCAACTTCATATTTCTCAGTTTCAATCGTTACGCTTATGCTACCCTTAAGTACAAATAATATTTCTATGCTATCGTGCCAATGTATAGGATATTGTATTATATTTATCATGGAAATTGCTATTGGTAACTCAGTCATATAATTTACATATTCACGCCTCATACTTACTCATGTTTACCTCCTCTTACTTTTACATATACATTTTTATTATACTACAAAATTCATCAATCTCTAATTTGCATATTATAATTAAGTAACCATAATAATTATTCTACATATTATATATTGTATCAATTTAATAGGAGATTAAATACATTATGGAAATTTACAAAAATGAAAATATAGATCCTATGGATTTCAATGATATGGATCTATATGAGAATTATTTTGATGACTCAGATTTCGATGACTTGGATTTGGATGAACTTGACTATTCCTATATGAATTCTAATGATTATTATCCTATAGGCATCTCCTGTGAATTTTGTCCTTTTGCTCAAATGCACGGAATGCGCCAATTACCAGGAGGACAAAGACAAATGAATATGCCACCTTTCCCTGGTATGTCTAATACCCCAAATATGCAAGGACCTCCAACTGCACCTCCACCAAGTTTCACTCCTAACAAATCTACAGCAAAGTCTGGAGGAATAAGTACAAAAGCTGTTGACACTGGTTCCATAAGACCTTGTCTATACAGGTTTACCTATATATGGCAAAGCAATGGAAGATCCTATTGGACTTACTTAACCTATGTAGGTAAAAAATCCATAAGTGGATGGCGATGGATGAGATTTAGATGGGTTTATTTCGGTCTTGATTTAAGAAAAATAGATTCCTTCTACTGTGTATAGTGATATATATTTTTTTAATAAGTATAGAGTAAAAGAGGTTTTTAATATGTATTCTTATTATTGCCCATATTTTAATGAAGAAAATTACAATTATGATTTCTGTAATTATAATTTTCTAGAAAATTATTTTAGAAAAGACTCAAACCCTCCTCTAAAAAATACTGCTTATGCACAATTAACACCTAGTCCACTTGCACCTGATATAAGAGGAGTAGTGTATTTTATGGATGTCCCCGGTGGTACTCAAGTTTGCATTAAGGTTACAGGGCTTCCTGAATATAAGCCTGCTTCTGGAAATAATCCTCCTATAGGCCCTCATGGATTCCATATATACCAATTTGGAAATTGCGCCAT
The DNA window shown above is from Haloimpatiens massiliensis and carries:
- a CDS encoding superoxide dismutase family protein — translated: MYSYYCPYFNEENYNYDFCNYNFLENYFRKDSNPPLKNTAYAQLTPSPLAPDIRGVVYFMDVPGGTQVCIKVTGLPEYKPASGNNPPIGPHGFHIYQFGNCAIGDANSPFKGAGEHWNPTNQPHGNHAGDFPVLFSNNGYAAMCFFTNKFKVKDVIGKSVIIHESPDDYRSQPSGNAGRRLACGVII
- a CDS encoding methylated-DNA--[protein]-cysteine S-methyltransferase — its product is MEEITGCYYNSPIGTIEIKGVAKGITSVQFVEKQIENNNYICEGYNKKIYPVIVQCRNQLEEYFNGSRKDFQLDIILKGTSFQNKVWKELIKIPFGTTVSYKYIAEAVGSSKAFRAVGNANNKNPITIIIPCHRVIGVNNKLVGYGGGLWRKEWLLNHEKKFYYKDSI
- a CDS encoding ATP-dependent Clp protease ATP-binding subunit — translated: MQMCSICHKNIATIYTAKLENGKQEIIGLCLQCAKKMGYPMMDQILNETGMSPEEFENISQQMNNMLENVNIEEAMEGVKELQESGALGDGGDEGDEKSLSSFFNSIFSNASAVKKPLDNEEGKMEGAPAAGETKIKNKRVRKKRKNLENYGINLTRKAKEGGVDKVIGRNREIDRVVQILNRRTKNNPVLIGEPGVGKTAIAEGLAVRIVEKEIPEKLFNAEVYLLDLTSVVAGTQFRGQFEARMKSIIEEAKENGNIILVIDEIHNIIGAGEAQGGAINAANILKPALARGEIQVLGATTLEEYRKNIEKDSALERRFQPVLVEEPSVKDTIEIIKGIKHYYEDYHKVKISGEVIEAATNLAQRYINDRFLPDKAIDVIDEASSRANLKNKGLVEIKALKDEEYELEKIMEEAADKNDYEKAADYKVKLCKVKEKINCMEKECSHIELTLEDVAFIIESWTKIPVMKVTEEEGDKLLNLEMTLHKRIVGQEKAVAALAKAIRRNRLGFSKKKKPSSFIFVGPTGVGKTQLVKTLADELFGSEDSLIRIDMSEYMEKHTASKLIGAPPGYVGYDEGGQLTEKVRRKPYSVILLDEIEKAHPDVFNMLLQILEDGRLTDSQGRTINFENTVIIMTSNAGTNFKSSGIGFANESYQVVENKVRDALKETFKPEFLNRVDEIIIFSSLTKDELYEILDLMLKEVIGEMEEKGVNVHVSKDVKEFILQKGYDPKYGARPLRRAIQKYIEDEIVEEYLQNRFKKGDTIKVILEQGEVKIK
- a CDS encoding helix-turn-helix domain-containing protein, whose protein sequence is MRREYVNYMTELPIAISMINIIQYPIHWHDSIEILFVLKGSISVTIETEKYEVEEGEIEIINCDEAHSIKAIQEENKVLLFHLDPNFFEKYFNDIRNIFFYTNSSEEGAQEEEKYYILRRYLSILVCEAIQKVDKYEDNIEENLVELLYHLINNFHQLMYERETLKDNDEQFKRYDRIVRYIYSNYKDKISLQEIAKKEFLSSDYLSHEIKNTVGYSFKDFLNLTRVEESIKLLLDTDMTVSEISEELGFSHIRYFNKHFKKHYNCTPLQYRKKYKVDDEKLEDLKMTNVLDIKESLEYVSVYLEDYDRYNYENKIVKIGINPLAEKEEFQHNFRETISIGEAKELLKESGRSFVAELQKNIEFSYAIIYDVFSDHMGVGICNEDFFNWNEVKEVINFLLSIKLRPFIVIDNKIRIDKLKIILESFVSYFREEYGDYELLKWKVNISQELSKENSKVVEEALNGYLNIEEYYVPKLNRDLIYDTCYMIPYIIENSVEGNNLYFKAFDCMVSGEHITNELFLGDYGLVNQHGMKKPSYYAYYFLSKLGDTLIDKGDGYIVTKQGDDIQILLCSYGDEITQLIMFENMLKKRGIKKTAERKFSLNIVNLSYDYNIIKYEINEKQGSTYNYWINMGKPKRLKEEEVELLKNTSFPKISFGFAKRSMVYNIVSKIHGYGATLIVLKKVQKHLY
- a CDS encoding MFS transporter, whose protein sequence is MSDTPIKENMVIAKEKLWNKNFFLLWQGQLISALGDVVYEIALGFWILAVTGSTALMGTLMAVSTLPRVILSPFAGVFVDRWDRKKVIVVGDLIRGVCITFIGVAACLGFIKIWMVFVAGIIMNLCAAFFNPAVSSTLPDITPKSKLVKANSVYNMIYTGTNIVGNSAGGFIFKILGAPIMFLINGISYLFSAFTEIFIKIPEMHRETNKEKSTFFNDMKDGFRFVWKFKGLRNFLIMAAAMNFFGGIGIMLLIPFFNMNASLGPAKYGIASGVMSLGMFLGMLCVSVINIPQKKKFMIFTGSFVLSIIFWMIFPLISIFPIMAIILGIGGFLNAIFNVLFSSTVQLTVPQEYRGKVFSLIATISGGLTPIAFAVGGILAEFIPIKILISSCFLIALLIFLPVGFTQSSRRFIEFNPDNETLDDILNV
- a CDS encoding MATE family efflux transporter — encoded protein: MAVNTQKVTQGNIDFATGKVSRVLIKFAIPAIISLFVAELYNMVDTIFVGRAIGATAIGALTIAFPIQRLMSSLGLLIAVGASTIVARSLGEGNYKKISKVIINSLSIMVLIMSTLIIGIYVFKNPIIKGLGATDNIYPFANDYIRIVVIGGIFQGFTLIIGYILTALGNARINLVATSIGAICNVIIDFLLVIIFPLGVTGAAIATVTSQIISSVFALYHFLRVKGKLNLSLSFNMDRKISSTIIAVGFSTFIVEISDAVVAVVLNNMLVPYGDIAIVIVGVISKVSMFMYITIIGISSAMQPIAAFNYGARNYKRVKEVAKKSKIATWVTSIVIWAVMMVFAAPIIGSFVREQDILTEAIKAFRIVISIFPCIGSYFVAIYYYQAIGEAKISLLLSIYRQLLIFIPVVVITTKYFGMLGTWIAYPLSDMISAVTGIYYMRKARIYIDEDIMEERKIAERRKLKEAYGNGRIGRVTEA